TTCCATCTTTTGTCCCGAATCCACAACCAGGACGAAATGACTATGGGAATGCGTGGGAATGCTTGAGTTCGGGTCCCGTTTCCCTTATGTTGATTGCCCATTAGGAATACAATTTGCAACTCCTTTTCCACAACGTGATCCCCTTGTTGATCCTGGGCTTCCTTCGGAGTCGTGAGAAATTTTACCAAGGAACACCTGCCCCGTGTCGGTGTGAGCCGAATCCTCTTGGTCTGTATCAgtgtattggtgattttttgtgGCTGCACTGGGGATTCTTGACGGCACTTGAATGCGTTTCCGAAAATTTTGAGGCCAACGAAAAATTGTTTCCCACACTCGTCGGACAGTTGCAGTTTCTGTAGGGGTTTGTTTCCTTAAAACTGTGCTCCCCCGCTCCGGTCCCTCCACTACCTGCTCCTGAAACTCCTGCGAGCGTCGTATTTCAGGTTCTCTGTCCCGATTATCTCCGCTGTCTGAGGGTTAGGGTGAGGGTAAGGGTTTCAGGTCTCAGGTCTCCGGCCTCCGGTCTCAGTTCTCTTGTCTGTAGTCTCTGTTTGTATTCCTCTCCTTGTCGGCAGTGCGTGTCTGCGGCAGGGGTCCGTTCGCCCCTCTCTTTCGGCGTGTACGTTTCCCTTCGAGCGTACAGGAAATGCATTTCGAGCGTTGCGCGGCCGGCCGGCTATAAAAGCCGGGTCTTTGCCGGTTGGGAAATCATTCTGACATCGTCAGCGATTCaagcaacacacacacaagtcatccaaaacaaaaattcatattCCCAAAAATGTGCCAACAAGTAGTCGTCGttgccaacaacaacaccaacaacaagatGAAGACCAACTACAGCATCAAGCAGGTCCTCAAGACCCTCTTCAagaagcagcagaagcagctcCACCAGAAGCCCCAGGGCTCTCTGGAGTCTCTGGAATCCGTTGACAATCTTCGCAACGCCCAAGTCGAGGAGGCCTACTACGCCGAGATCGACGAGAACGCCGCCAATGAGAAGCTGGCTCAGATGGAGCACTccatcgaggaggaggaggaggacgtcTATGTCCCAGTTCGCTTCGCTCGCACCGAGGCCGGCACCTTCTTCTGGACCACCAACCTGCAGCCAGTTGCCAGCGTCGAGCCTGCCATGTGCTACTCCATGCAGTTCCAGGATCGTTGGATTCAGGCTTAAACAACATCGCCTTCAGCCTTCATCCCATCCATCTTCAAGCTTTAAAAACATTGTGATAGTAGCACTAGCAGCGGCTTTAACTCCTCATCGAGCGAATCTCATCTCGGCGATCCAGAGCTTCCATTAGTTATTAAGATATTGTGATAGACAAAGAAAGAGagctttaaacaaaaaatcgtacaaaatacaaaacaagaaatatcaaaatcaaattacaacattttattattgggCTTGGGATTTggggttttcagtttttttttcgcagaATAACATGATATGATTGAAGTCTGCAAGAACGAATCACATGTTTGAAAAGAAACATTGTTCTCGAAGTCGTCATTGCAGATAAGAAGCAGTCTCAGATATTTCCAGAAAATGATATAAGAAGTAAAAAATACGTAAACATTACTCATGAAATAACTTTTCGATGAATTGTGAATgaattaaaatctttaaattattttaataaccATAGATTTAAGATGGGTTCGGGAAATCGAGAAGCAAAGACTGTTGGAAAGTAAAAACCTATTTCCTTGAAAATGTAAAACCGTCTTTATTGCGGCTTTTAAATGACGATGTAATCTTACTACAAATATTTCCATTTATTACCcgaattataataaataaaataattttatatttcctGGTTCTTAACACTCCACTCAAACTAGGCCAATAAAATGATGTGTGAGCAGTTTTTACTGCACCCCACATCCTGCAATAAAGCAACCCACATTCACCAGAACTCAATACCCTGAATAGCTTCATCCAAAAATGGACAACCTTGCGGCCAGCCTTGTCATGTGGCAAGCTCATAGACACCCAAAGGTGTGATGTACGAGTGTCTGGAGAGATGGCCAAGAACCAACTTGGCCCGGTGCCAATGGGCAATGTTATGGCTATCACCTTGGCTAAGGCCACCATCGCCACCACCTGTGTGTGAGACCAAATATGGATGTCGTGCGCATAACTTCACGGCAGCTCCTGGCCAACGGACTGGATGTCGCTTGTCGTACAACTTATTTATGAGCCGTAGAGGGAGTGGAGAAAGGCGATTGCTGGAAGGGAGGCAATTGGGGATGGGGGGAGGTTGGGGAAAACCTCAAGAATCCGGTGAGATCCATGAGCCTGAGACTCGAGAatcaaaaaccgaaaaaccaCAATTAAAATGCAACATGTAGACGTCAACACCTCAAGACATCGAATCACATGCCAAGGCGTCTCAAGGCGGACGTTGAAATTGGGCATAAAAAcagttgccgcaaaagataaTCGCCTTAGCTAGGGAATCACAAACCAACGCAGGTCCCTCACACGATTCTCTCAGACGCCCCATCTCTTTCTCACTATCAATCACAAACGCATTTCTTCTACActaaatatgcaaattgatGTCGACAGGTGGGG
The Drosophila bipectinata strain 14024-0381.07 chromosome 3R, DbipHiC1v2, whole genome shotgun sequence DNA segment above includes these coding regions:
- the E(spl)malpha-BFM gene encoding enhancer of split malpha protein; the encoded protein is MCQQVVVVANNNTNNKMKTNYSIKQVLKTLFKKQQKQLHQKPQGSLESLESVDNLRNAQVEEAYYAEIDENAANEKLAQMEHSIEEEEEDVYVPVRFARTEAGTFFWTTNLQPVASVEPAMCYSMQFQDRWIQA